Proteins encoded within one genomic window of Triticum aestivum cultivar Chinese Spring chromosome 2D, IWGSC CS RefSeq v2.1, whole genome shotgun sequence:
- the LOC123054910 gene encoding disease resistance protein RGA4: MEAAAATAFAGRIAPKLLEFLAANHKLRQNLEHDITYIQREFALISAAIQQDDECRWRNGAVGDHVQRAWIQFIRDLAHAIEDCIDRFGHRVTMSGTSTWIRQAVHRLQTMTVRKEFAKAIRELKKISQQSSKLRETYFYASISAGTSSSSVASSSVACDCETTTQMAIDDTLSTGRPLGIDEPRDELLELIQQQQQQLKVISIVGFDGIGKTLLAKRVYDTIENNYEARAWVSAAEQGVPTNVIKEILQQLGIPTNGGGNLNKLCTILRQYLGTKRFFIVIDDMRTEFWHDIKDTFMGLSGRVLVTTSIQSVANACSSSAPHDHVYVMKTLADEHSRLLFFKEAFQDDNPPVDKEDQLGSEALKKCDGLPLALVTTARYLQSTGNPTRENWATLCHNLGAHLQTKEMLARMKRVLVHSYTSLVKHDVKTCLLYLGIYPSGRTVRRGSLIRKWCAEGFIQGDYMCNALDAAIDNFKELVNRCIIRRTDANRENSEDQLKTYHTHGMMLEFILHMSKCDNFITLLYDQLAPPPPPSKIRWLSLHDASARVANDLFLVRSLTIFGRAHESVLDFSKYELLRVLDLEECGNHLEDKHLREICSTMLLLRYLSLGSAVMITMLPREIKRLRLLETLDVRKTKIEILPTQVMELPCLIHLFGKFKLQQGVGGQRMHKLQTWISKNSKLETVAGFVVDKNKSQGFEQLIEHMKHLTKVKIWCEQPTNHCTELTASGSGSKNYTHLSKAIKGFVKRSTDVKKAHSLLLNFNDELFQDLLLNLSLEKEEASSCYLRSLKLQGANICSLPPFVTMLGGITKLCLSSPHQLSGDILAALSRVRCLAYLKLVASRLDKLVIIKGALGSLRSLCIVVEVMTELEVEVGALPLLESLQLLCKDLNGFRVTAIQALRRIKEVTLHDGVSNETKQKWKEAAKTHPRRPKLLFVKMAKEVDMGSEPADNSTSSVEPTTRMTLSVTVAHDAISNGQSVKVDGDDLQHDDDEKEDMENIAMLDDFASKTCLDPLMNKQSFEQQMEGVVGLEDQQMEDVTWSTDQADQNPVILVVGENRRKRARTLDEDNSMDKVVNRVKRKNPEDVPETEPTKQTSPGLVVVSDGKNEVFHRRTR, from the exons ATGGAGGCTGCGGCGGCCACAGCTTTTGCCGGAAGGATCGCGCCGAAGCTCCTGGAGTTCTTAGCTGCAAATCACAAGCTTCGGCAGAATCTGGAGCATGACATCACCTACATCCAAAGAGAGTTTGCGTTGATTTCTGCCGCCATTCAGCAAGACGATGAGTGTCGCTGGAGAAACGGCGCCGTCGGTGACCATGTGCAGAGGGCCTGGATCCAATTCATACGTGACTTGGCGCACGCCATTGAGGACTGCATCGACCGCTTCGGGCACCGGGTGACCATGTCTGGGACGTCGACGTGGATCCGTCAGGCTGTCCACAGGTTGCAGACGATGACAGTCCGCAAGGAGTTTGCCAAGGCAATCCGCGAGCTCAAGAAGATATCACAGCAGTCATCAAAGCTGAGAGAAACTTACTTCTACGCCAGCATCAGTGCTGGCACCTCCTCTTCCTCAGTAGCGTCGTCGTCAGTGGCATGTGACTGTGAGACGACGACACAGATGGCGATAGATGACACCCTCTCAACTGGCAGGCCCTTGGGCATCGATGAGCCCAGGGacgagcttctcgagctgatccagcagcagcaacagcagctcaaGGTTATCTCCATTGTTGGTTTCGATGGTATAGGCAAGACTCTCCTTGCCAAGCGTGTGTATGACACAATTGAGAACAATTACGAAGCTCGGGCTTGGGTCTCTGCGGCGGAGCAAGGGGTCCCAACAAATGTTATCAAGGAGATACTGCAGCAACTTGGTATCCCCACCAATGGTGGAGGTAACCTCAATAAGCTCTGCACAATCCTCAGACAATATCTTGGGACCAAGAG GTTCTTCATTGTAATCGATGACATGCGTACAGAATTTTGGCATGATATAAAAGATACCTTTATGGGGTTGAGCGGCAGAGTTCTGGTGACGACATCCATTCAGTCAGTAGCAAATGCCTGCAGCAGCTCAGCCCCTCATGATCATGTGTACGTAATGAAGACTCTTGCTGATGAACACTCGAGACTGTTGTTCTTCAAGGAAGCTTTCCAAGATGACAATCCGCCAGTAGATAAGGAGGATCAACTTGGCTCAGAAGCACTGAAGAAGTGCGATGGTTTACCCCTTGCTCTTGTTACCACAGCCCGGTACTTGCAAAGCACAGGCAATCCGACACGTGAAAACTGGGCAACATTATGCCACAACCTGGGAGCTCATCTCCAAACAAAAGAGATGTTAGCAAGAATGAAGCGTGTGCTTGTCCACAGCTACACCAGCCTTGTTAAACATGATGTCAAGACATGCTTGCTATATCTAGGTATCTACCCTAGTGGTCGTACAGTAAGGAGAGGAAGCTTGATAAGGAAATGGTGCGCTGAAGGGTTTATCCAAGGAGATTATATGTGTAATGCTCTGGATGCTGCTATTGACAATTTCAAAGAGTTGGTCAACCGATGTATCATTCGGCGTACAGATGCCAATAGGGAAAACAGCGAAGATCAGCTGAAGACATACCATACTCACGGCATGATGCTCGAGTTCATCCTGCACATGTCCAAGTGTGATAATTTCATTACCTTGTTATACGATCAGCTGGCTCCCCCGCCCCCACCCAGCAAAATCCGTTGGCTCTCCCTCCATGACGCAAGTGCCAGAGTAGCCAATGATCTATTTCTTGTCCGGTCTCTGACAATCTTTGGCAGGGCGCATGAATCTGTCTTGGATTTTTCCAAATATGAACTGCTGCGAGTTTTGGATCTAGAAGAATGCGGTAACCACTTGGAGGACAAGCATCTTAGGGAGATATGCAGTACCATGTTGCTGCTCAGGTACCTAAGCCTCGGGTCCGCTGTTATGATTACAATGCTTCCCAGAGAGATCAAAAGGCTTCGACTTTTGGAGACGCTGGATGTAAGAAAAACCAAGATAGAGATTCTGCCCACACAAGTCATGGAGCTGCCATGCCTGATTCATCTGTTTGGAAAGTTCAAGCTCCAACAAGGTGTAGGAGGTCAGAGAATGCATAAGCTACAGACTTGGATATCAAAAAATAGCAAACTGGAAACGGTAGCAGGATTTGTTGTGGACAAAAACAAGAGCCAGGGATTTGAACAGCTCATAGAGCATATGAAGCACTTGACAAAGGTGAAAATATGGTGCGAGCAGCCTACTAATCATTGTACGGAACTCACtgccagcggcagcggcagcaagaACTACACTCATCTCTCAAAGGCCATCAAGGGGTTCGTCAAGAGAAGCACCGACGTGAAAAAAGCTCATTCACTCTTACTAAATTTCAATGACGAATTGTTCCAAGACTTGCTCTTAAACTTGTCcctagaaaaagaagaagcttcctccTGCTATCTTCGCTCGCTCAAACTACAAGGGGCCAACATATGCAGCCTGCCTCCTTTTGTTACCATGCTGGGTGGCATCACTAAGCTGTGCCTTTCATCTCCTCATCAGCTGAGCGGGGATATTCTTGCTGCCCTGAGCAGAGTGCGCTGCTTGGCATACCTGAAGCTGGTTGCATCCCGGCTGGACAAACTCGTCATCATAAAAGGTGCACTTGGAAGCCTGCGATCCCTATGCATCGTGGTGGAAGTCATGACTGAGCTGGAAGTCGAAGTTGGAGCTCTGCCGCTCCTCGAGTCGCTCCAGCTGCTATGTAAGGATCTAAATGGCTTTCGTGTCACAGCGATCCAGGCTCTGCGACGCATTAAGGAAGTCACCCTCCATGATGGAGTGAGCAATGAAACAAAACAAAAGTGGAAAGAAGCAGCAAAAACCCACCCCAGACGTCCCAAGCTCTTGTTTGTTAAGATGGCCAAAGAGGTTGATATGGGAAGTGAACCTGCTGACAATTCTACGAGCTCTGTGGAGCCAACTACTCGTATGACGTTATCAGTGACAGTTGCCCACGATGCCATTTCTAATGGACAGTCTG TAAAAGTTGATGGTGATGATCTGCAACATGACGATGATGAGAAAGAAGATATGGAGAACATTGCTATGCTAGATGATTTTGCTAGCAAAACCTGTCTGGACCCTCTGATGAACAAGCAAAGTTTTGAACAGCAGATGGAAGGAGTGGTAGGTTTAGAGGATCAGCAGATGGAAGATGTCACTTGGTCTACTGATCAGGCTGATCAAAATCCTGTGATTTTAGTGGTGGGTGAGAATAGAAGAAAGAGGGCTAGAACTCTTGATGAAGACAATTCAATGGACAAGGTTGTAAATAGGGTGAAGCGCAAGAATCCAGAGGATGTCCCAG AAACAGAGCCTACAAAGCAGACGTCACCTGGGCTCGTGGTTGTCTCTGATGGAAAAAATGAGGTTTTCCAtcgaagaacaagatga